TTAAATATTGGCTTCTAAATAAAAAttgtaaattaaataaaaattaTAAATAATTCATATCAAGGGACCTTTCAGCATGTGGAATGGTAGATCAACCACTCATAATtcaaatcatgtttttttttttgtttcagttcATTTGCATGCGTGAAGTGACCCAGTCCTTTGACAGGGGGGTTGGTCAAGTAGCCCATGCAGCTATAGTTGTATGGCATAGCATAGCTATATTtaagagacaaaaacaacataCAGATTCAAAGCAATGCAGCCCAAAGACTCGATGTGTGAGACGTTGTCTGTGATCCCTTTCAGCTGCGCTATCACACCTAGTCTGTCCCCAAACTGCCTTAatcttgtgtgtgatgtgctcacAGCCTGCGACACAAGATGACTAAAAACCGAAGGTGATAATCGAAGCCTTGTGGCTATTTCTGGCGCCAAGAGGTAATGGAGGAAGTCACAGACGTCTTGCAAAGGCAGTGTGAGAGGGTCAGGAGGGGTAGTAGTAATAAGCTGTGGGATGCAGAAGGCCTAAGTTAAGGGTGTTGAGAATTGAGAAATGCAATCTGTGATAAAACCATGAATACTAAGGGAGATGAGGGGGTGTCATGGGACCCCTGTGCTTTGCGGTGCTTTCATTTGATGTCATATAATGGAGGTCTGAGGGGTGAACTGTGGGGTCAAGTGACTATCTCTGTCAGCATTCACGGCTTCACAGGAGTCCctatgctctctctcctctctttccctcaggcGACTGCTATATGCAGGCATAACTGCTCAGTAATTTGTGTACATAACAAGGCTAAGCCTTTGTGCAtgaatacaccacacacacacacacacactacaccacacacacacacacaatacacgcacacacacacacacacacacacacacacacacacacacacgcacgcacacacacacaccctacaccccacactacacacatcgTCTTGCAGAACTGGCCCTGTGCCAGGCCTCTGTGCGGTCCTTTGTCACTGTGTATATGGTCCAGGGAATGTTCAGGTGGCAGGTGGTTTTAGATACAGGACCAGCTAGAGCATCTGGTGGCATACAGCTTGGACACAACACATTTCCCCCACATCaacaaggaagagagagagaggccgtggTGAATACAGGGGAAGCAATGAGACTGAGCTGGTGTCACCTGTGAGTTGGTGAAGTAGACCTGTGTCTTTTGGTTGAAATATGAGTGATTGTTTTTGTAGAGCAAAAAGTATATAGGTAAAAAACTATGATTAACATTGTGCAGCTTTGGTCATTCTGACCTGCACACAGTTTTGTCGCCAATTATGATTAGTCAGAAATTCCTCTCGACTGAATCAAGTGTAGGGAATGGAGAATAGCAAAGGAATGAGCACCATCAGCAGGAGTAGCGGACACGTTGAAAACGTTCTGTCCATAAATGTCCATGATCTCTCTTTTCTAGCTGTGCATTTAGAGGACAGAGGCATGCTGTCTTAAAACAGAGAACAGCCACATGCGTAGACCAACCACGGAGGCTTACGCCACAGACTGGCAGCTGGGGCTCCCTTCGCTATGACTAGATTATGcctccaccccccttccccattcgctccctgcctccctccctctctctctccctcactgcctccttgcctctctctctctttccctcactgcCTCCTtgcctctcgctccctctctctctctcgctccctctctcgtcctctctgtccctccctccctccctcccctatgCAGCGCTTGCTTCCACGCGTGCTCCATGGTCGCATCAATCAGCGGCCGCAACAAAGGTGAACCTCTTtcgtctcgctctctccctccatcctcccgcTTTCTCATTCCATCCATTCCTCCATCATTTCATTTTCCTATTGTTTTGCAACCACTCCGTTCCTTCATTGTTGtcaatgcaccccccccccccccccccccccgcagcgctgctgctgctgctgcagtccaGAGCGTGGGAAGGATCATGAAGCGGCTGCATGCGTGTctcctattttctctctctctctctctctctctctctctctcctcctctcgttgCTTCCTCGTCAGTTCATCGATCCGCAGTGCTCTGTGCTGCGCTCTCGTCTGAACGCTATACCGCACTCGTGCTCTCGCTCTGCTatcgctctgctctgctcatgTGTCAGCTCTTGGTACGCGGAGCGTACAGGTTCGCAATGTGCGACCACACTCGGTGGCCACACGTGTGTGCAACAGCAGAGTGTCGGGCGCAATGCCTGCACGGCAGACAAAGAGAACGCCGCTTGTGTGGACGAAAAGAGCACGAGATAGATGGAAGGCGAGCGAGGTGTTTGTGGGTGCgagtgtgggcgtgtgtgtgtgtgtgtgtgtgtatgcactatgATGCTCCATCGTTCAAATTGATCTAGAATTATCTATCGAtactgtctgtttttgtattgtcCTTTGCTAGCCCCGCCACCTGTGCTAACGCGAGACATACCTTGGCGTGCGTTACTGATcgccattgttgttgtttgcattCGGTCTGCTCGTGACGTCGTCGCTGATGTCGAACTGTTGGTACGGAGACACAAGTGGCGGGGCTTTTGCGAATCATCTACCCGTCCGTGCACGCTCACGCTCCCTCCTGTGATGTTCACAGGGAAAATtattctccactctctctttttctctctctctctctctctcactccctttctctttctccatctctctctctctctctctctccacctctcccaaGCCCAAGCTTAATAAAAGTTGCCATTCCCTGTTTTACGGGGTGCAGTCCGCTCCACGCTCACGCTGAAGTCAGACAGCGAGACGGCGAATGCGGGCACGAGCTGCCCGGGCAGGCTATTTTTAAGCAGGCAAAGGCGATGCAGGCTGAAGCTGCCGGGGACGGCGCGGTCCACACAGCGACCCAAGAGAGCAGAACTAACCTAGAAGCCACAGCCGAACCCGGACACGGGGAAGGACAACAGGACAGTCAGTGGCAgtagagagggatacagagagagagagagacaggggaagaGAGTGCATGAAAGTCAGATAGGGCGAAAAACAAGCGCTCAGCCTCCGATGAGAGTGCATCTGTGCAACGAACGggtattacaaaaaaaaaaaaaaacggccgtGCTTCACTTTCACCTACAGTTTGcaacaacgtttttttttcttcgttttttctctctctgtctatcccttaCTGTGGTCTTAGCACAAAAACTATACAGAAGGGTTACTGCAAGATGGGTCGCTCGCCTCGTTCTCTCTACCATCGCGATCTCTGATTTTACAAAGAAAGGTATGTTTTGCATGCTTTTTCGTTTAGATGGGAAAAGGTATATAATGCATTAAACAGCGATCAGTGTTTAGGGTGGTGTTTTAGGCTTTTGGGTTCAGAGACAAAAccaggagggttttttttttttttcgctcacTGTTTGACTTGACAGTATCGGTCTGGAGACATAGCGGCTCTGAGCTGATCGTTTCGTGGCGGATGGTCTGAGAgcggagattttttttttccttcttttttattGCTTACTTGCAAACGTAAATGCTCTGCATTGCATTTTCAGCCACAGTGCATCTGGGTGTGGCATGTACCCAAAAACGAGAGCGCCATCAAGGACGAACTGAACAGTTTTACATTGGCTGCTAATGACAAGGGAAATCAGGGGATCAGGTCGATTCATGAAGCACTTATTGAAATCATgctattttttcccctctgttaGAATGCAATATCAAATGGCAAAGATGGCGACTGAGCAGaaatgctctctttctctctctctctctctctctctctctctctctctctctcacacacacacacacacaaacacacagacgcgcgcacacacacacacacacacacacacacaaaaacaatgtagCACTCTTGCTGTGAGCAAAAACAGCAGTGAAAGTATACTTCTCTACAAACCGAATACACGCATACATATGCATCCGCACACAAATGCTAATACGAATGCACATGCTATAtgcatgcacagtcacacagacacaaagaccacCACTTCTCTTCACCCCATCAGCCTGCTGGGCTACATGTGCTCCTAGACACGCcttcctgtctttttctcttcctctccgtctctttccGTCTGCGGCCGGGAGCTGCAAATCCTCGGACGGTGAATCCAGTTGCCTGCGATTCATCTGAATCCCAATaactgctgcgccacagcatgTTGCCGTGACAACGGAGGCCTGTCAGACAGGGAGGCAGGAGGTTGTTTTCGCAGCGATCAGATGAGAGTGTCTCCttctcactctgcctctctgtttCACCCTTCTCTAGTCAGACTGCACAactaaaatgaaatatttatgcCCATATCACGTATCCCTCATGCTATACATTCAAGCAATGTAGCGACTATTACTTTAATACAGCGGTTATGGCCGAGCTAACACAGGTCCATAATTGAATGCATAATTACAAGCAGCCTCTGAGACATCATGTAGTGCTGATGAGAATTAGATGGGTCATGTAAATCATTCCTTCTGCAAGTGGTTTcacttctctttcactctctctctctctctgactctctgttTCTTTCGTTCTGAGGGAACCCTCAGGGCAGTAGTCAGGCACCATGTCGACAAATTAGCTTGGGCAATCAACGACCGAGACATGAACTGCAAAGAGCCAaatcaaaacaataacaacaaattaAACCTCTGTATTACAAAAATTATCGAGTTATCAACTCTGAAAAGAACAAAAGGCCCCCCTTTTAAACAGGCAGCCATCTTCCCTCAATCAAATGGTCTTCatttcaaaatggctgctgCGCTACAATCAACCCTGTAACATCACCACGACAAGCTAGACGCGGATCTATAACAGGGCCACAAGACATACCTACgaaaaccaccaccaccaagagCCTAACGCCCCCACAGCTAGACAACAATAACCCATTAGACtacgttctctctctgtctgtgcaaaGGGCAGAAGAACTGAGAAGGCATTTGCATTGTCGTAGCTAAGTCAGCAACTGGAAAAATTAGATCTGTTTCCGATGCACGCAGAGACACTTGGGTGTCCAAACCTGCTGTGCTCACTACACAAACAACATGTCAAGTAAATTTGCTCAATAATGAGAGATTGCACTGAGGTGCATTTCATTTGATAGATATAAAAATGCACTCCACTTGATGGATGTGAAAACAGCAGGAGCCCATAAtgctgagaggggagagaaagcaagatgatgacacacacacactcttgagcgTTAAATGTCAGAACCACAGTTAGGGTTTCAGTGGAATTATTGAAAGACGTGGGCAGTGATAAAATTTTAAGACGCTTGCAGACGTTTTGCGTTTGCCTACGCACTTGACCTTGTGCAAGCGCTCTAGTTCCAAATaagggaaaagagaaaagagaaatcgGCTCTTAGAGGAACTAACGCAAGACGGCGGACATACTGCTGCGATGCTTCTATCAAAAGGCCAATCTGTGTATAATAACAATCTGTGTATGACCTATGAGGAACCCCAGAAGGGTTAGGGAGCAGTAATGATAGTCTAATCGCAATGGTATGTATTTACTGTGGCTTGCATGTTAGAGAAAGCAGAGATGGAACTGCTGAGTCACCGAGTCAATGTCATCCAGAGTCATTACTCTCTAGAATCTAATGTCTagtgagagacaggaagtgctgTGCTCTTGTCTCTGTTTCGCTTCAGAAAGCACCACATGAAACTGATGCACCATCACAGAAGCATGGCAAAACTATACACTAAAACAAtccagtaatttcctgtgtattagctgcattgtgtaggcctataagcCGCAGCCCGCAGGACGGCATTTTAgttaaagaaacaaaagcacattaatatattaactgcccccatgtattaacctcacagctgaagacattttgcaaagtcaatgtataagctgcagctaatagttgggaaattacgataAACAGAGCTAATAACACTTCATGCTGATCTCAATGTTTGGATTTATCAGTTGTGGTGAAGCCGGTAGTCTTGTAGCCGTTCAGAGTCAGCCGTTTCCATTGAAAGCGGCCTTTTACAAATTTCACACAGATGAGGAGACCTGTACTGTTGCCGATGTCAACCCCATATGGGgagttatttattttcaataatctaatctaatcttcaATTAGTTGAATGAATCCATTTGTGTATGCACCATACCACCTCTTTTTATATATTtcatataaatacagtatataatccAACTAAAGCCCTGTTCACATATACAGCGATTTGCTTGTTAGCCATCACCTGTCACCTCAAAAGTTATTTCAATTAATTAACGTAACAATGTTTTACGCCGGCAATGGTTATGTCACCTACAATCGTTGAATTAACATTGACATTACATGGTCTCTTGTCGCTAGTTGGCgtatacccgtaatttcccgactattagccgcggtttatacattgattttgcaaaatttcttccactatgaggttaattcaggggggcagttaatatggtgttaatatggttttgtttcttttaacttccctaaaacactgtcctgcggcttatacacaatgcggcttatatgcgggaaattactgtatgtgaatgtggcCTACCAATTTCCTTATAATGGCCGGAAATAGGCTGAATCATCGGCATGCTTAATTGCAAAATTAAAAACAGTGTTGAttgtacacttacagtatgaGCAGGTTGCTGTAGGGCGTAGGATTCAGTGTTCCCGGTAATACTGTGCTGATGCGTCATCCAGAATTCCAGGCCCACAGCGAAAAGGAAGTAAGGGGGTGGTGGTCTGTCAAATGACTCCATCTTTACTCATCATGGTTGCTTACTCACTGCCTATCCgccccacacatacatacgcacacacacacacacacacacacacacacagagacatctcTGGTAATTATACCGATGGTCAGTGTCTGACCAAAGGAATGTCCAATTAGGAAACCACAGACCTGATTTAAACTACAGTACAAGGCTTCCCCAGTTAATGCCTCACAGAAGGTCTCTGTTGCCCTCGCAGAGAAACTGGGAACCACCACTACAAACAATGACTAAttctgcttgttttttttgttgctcgGAGGTGGCCTTGGACAGGCCAGGTGTTTGCACTGGTGCTGTGAGGACTGGGCATTTTATGCCTGATTCCATCTGCCATGATTTAGCCTGGGAGTCATGCTCTCATAACATTAGCAACCGACAGTGCAGGGATGAGTGGGAGGGAAGTATATGTGagtccagcatgtgtgtgtgtgtgtgtgtgtgtctgtgtctgtgtctgcaacTGAGTCTGAGAGGcaaatgaaaaagctgtttaTGAACAAGTATTGGCCTCCTAGCTATTACCATcttctatctactgtatgtgttgctgtCTCACTGGGAGTCACTATAAGGAAAACATAAAATAATTAACTAATACCAAGGATCcttcgctttaaccctctctgctaatAGTTCACTTTAGAAAGTTCAGGATTCAAAACGAATACAAACACAATATTTTCCTCCATCTGTTGACATTCCTGCTCGGATGCAGGAATTTTCACAGCAATGTGGAACATTTCAGTGTTGTATTTTTGGGGGGCGTGGGGGTGGGAATGCAAAACACACATTGGGCACTTCAAGAAAAAAACAGGCCTTTGTCTGGGCACACCATCAGCCTCTGGCTATGAGTCCTCTGGTGGAGAACAGTGGGCCgtcatatgcacatgcacacacacacacacatacacatacttccTGTCTCATTTGCCTCCACTGCCATCTAGTGACTCAACTGAGCAAGCTCCCCCACTCAGAGCCTGCACTGGGCTTGCTCGGCGTGTCTGGTAATTATTCagaatccacattgttttgATCGATTCCATCTGTGAAACTCTTGAAATTGTTTTCTGCTGGTTTTGGTCATGACTCAGATGAAAGAAAGGTCCTCTTTCAAGGGAATTTGAACAGAAAAGGGAGTTAATTTGCAGTTGTGCAGAAATAAACCAGATATTAGGAAAGAAATACTGACTTGATGAACAATAACTCTACTTGACTTCATAAATTATTCAATTATGAGTTTACACAAAAACATGCTTTGATACAAAATCCTTGTTACATTGTAACACAATAATAATCAGTGTGTACCCATGGTTTAACAATCTGCATTGAAAATAAACCCCCAACATCCTAACTCTTGTTGTCTGCACAGCTGAAGTATTTAGCATGTACATCACTCAATAGTATGGTTAGCACTACTAAGGCCCTGACATACAAAGGTCAGCAAACGTGTTTAATTTTCTATTACttatacatgtaaatgtacaaATTAGTTGATGTAATGCAAACTGACCCTTGgtctctgtgttttgtgtgtgcagatgacAGTGGCATCCCCCAGTACTCGAGGCCTGATGGACAACTCACACCCCCAGTCCGTCCTCAGCAAACTGAGTGAGCAACGTTGCCAGGGTCTGTTCTGTGATGTCACAATCGTGGTGGAGGACGTCAAGTTCCAAGCTCACCGCAACATCCTGGCAGCCACCAGTGGATATTTCCGGAATGCCCTGACGTCACCGGATGTCCGCACACCTGGGCAGGTGCTGGAGCTGATGGACCTAAGGTCTGAGGTGTTTGGTCACATCTTAAACTTCATATACAATTCTAAGGTGGTATCGATGACCGCAGAAGACACCAAGTTGCTAGTAGCAGCTGGAAGGCGGTTAGGGATTCCCTTTCTGGAGAAGCTCACAGAGTCAGACAGGCAGAGTACAGGGGCGACACAAGGTCAAGCgtccacaaacacaaaacatcaGAAACATCAACAGcaaaagcagaaacagaaaacccAAAAACCCTGCGCTCCAAAGAGAGAAACCCCAAGGCCTGAGGATCCCGAATGTACAAAAGGCCCACGGATAACAAACGCCTTTTCCATCACAGAGGTCGGAGCCGGGAACAACCCCTTCACTCCCCTCGAGCCACGGCATGCAGGGCAGCAGTCACCAAGCCTGGGCAACCTCCCAGCTGCCTGCCCTGCCCCAAGCGTGACCACAGCAGAGAGCGAGCCGACCCAGGCCCTGTCAGAACATTCATATGCAGTGAGTCAGGGCCCACACAAGCCGCCGCAACCTGATGAGGCAGGACAGGTGAACGACAAGAAAAACAGCAAGCCTACCACCACGCCGCCAAAGACACTGACAAGTCGCAACTTTGGCCCCATCAAGAAGCGCCACAGGCTCAGCTGCATCCCCACAAAGACCACACCAGCCCCATGCGACACATCAACCACTCCTGCACAGGTGCCTGACAGCTGCCCTGTCCTGCAGAAAGCAGCAGCAGATCCTCTAGAAACTCCACTGTCTCCCTTATCCACAGATGCTGAAACTGTGACAAGTCCAGCACCTGAGTTGATGCCTGTGACTGAGGACACTACCCAGGTAGAAAGAGAGCCCCCTTCCCTTAGTCCCCAGGAAAAGCCTGATGCACCAACATATCGCTGTGAGTACTGCCCTGAAGTGTTTGGCAACAGAGCCCTccttaacatacacacacaggcgcacaagAGGAGGTTCGTCAGTCATCTGTGTTGCAAGCACTGTCACAGGAAATTCATGCACCTGAAGAGGTTGCGCAATCATGAGCAAGCGTGCACAAAGGCACCGAAAGGTCCACCCCAACTTGAGCCACAAGACAAAACCTCAGACACAGAAGAGCAAACCGCTGATATTGCATCCAATATAGATGACTCGTCAGAGTCTCTGCCGCCGCTACACCTTGACGATACATTCACCCTTGATCCCACGCTGGAAAGCCCCCTCGCTCCACGGCACATCTTGGAGAGGGTTGAGAAAATCAAAGGAAGCCAAAGGGCTTACAAATGTAGTGTATGTAAACGAGCCTATGTGACACTTTCTAGTCTGAAGAGGCACGAGAATGTGCACTCGTGGCACAGGGCCTACCCCTGTCATTACTGTAACAAAGTGTTTGCCTTGGCCGAGTACCGAACCAAGCATGAGATCTGGCATACTGGAGAGCGACGTTACCAGTGCATATTCTGCCTTGAGACCTTCATGACGTACTACATCCTGAAAAACCACCAGAAGTCCTTTCATGGAATTGACCCAAGGTTGGCTGTGAATAAAAAGTCTGCCAACGGAGGCTTCAAGGGAAGCGTCTACCCCATAAAGCTTTACCGGCTACTGCCCATGAAGTTCAGAAAGAAGCGTTACAAGTCATATAGCCACACATACTCTGATGCCGTGGAAGATCAGGGCTTTGGCACTGCTCCAGGAGACTCCTACCCTGCCACTCCATTTCCCAGTGCTCTCCCGAACAGCCTCGATAGCGTTTGCAACACTCAGTCTTTGTTTTCCATGCCGGTCACTTTCATGGCCACCCCCAAAACAGTGGCGGTCGGGATGCCTCGCGTCAGCTTCGAAAGACCGTGTGACCAAGACGACATGGCGCTCTCTGGACTCTCTGATGGGGAAATGCCGAGCATTCCATCGGAGCAAGCAGAAAGACAAGACGGACTGTCAGACACGGAAGACAATGGATCACCCTTTGGATACACAACAGATCCGACAGAAGGAAACAGAGTGACAGAAAATGATGCAGTATCTCTGAGAGAGGCAGGAAGCAACAGTAGTAACATACCGTTCCTCCACCTGAATCCCACCGGTTCCttggaaagtgtgaataacagACTTGGTGACTTGTCTGCAGCGGCACACACTATCGAGGCCATGGCTAGCCAGCTGCTTCTTCCCAGTGCAGAGAGTCTGAAACCAGATAAGTCAGTGGGAGGCAAAACGGAGACATACATCGCAAAGCCAGCATGTCCAGGTCCATCCATAGGTAGCCACGTTCTACCCCTCTGTCACATTACTGTCAAAATTGGCAATGAAGCAATCATTCGCCGCAAAATCAAAGGCTCAAAGTTATTcccaagaaaaagaaaaaggaaaaattggtgtcagagagagggaacaaatgAACCTAGTCCAGTGGAAGACACTGTTGGAAGTCCAAGCCTTCGTCTAAGGACAGAAGTCACCACGTCCATAGTAGAGACTGATCCATATGATGATCCAGCTGATCCTGAAACTGACAAGCTATGGCGTCCATATTATTCTTATAAGCcgaaaaagaaagggaagaggTTACGATCAAAACATAGGCGAGATAAGTCTGTGAGGTATTACACAAGACCCTTATCACCCGAGCATTCAGAAAACTTCATGGAGCCAGACTACAGTCCCAGAGAGAGCCTTTCATCCGATAATACAGAAATCAGAAGAACCCTCAGAAGTAACAGCCCCAAACAAGCACATGCGTGCAGCATCTGCAAGAGCCTGTTCTCCAACGAGGCCTCGCTCAGGATGCACGCCTTAAGTTGCAACCGGTACATCTGCCGAACGTGTGGCAAGCAAGCTTCCACAGAAGAGGCCCTGAGTCTGGGGAACCCGCTGGCAGACGAGAGCCGGGATTTTGTCTGCAAAAGTTGCATGGAGGACGGCTCCTGTTTCGACGCCAACGCAAGCCGCAGCCAGGGAACGGAGAAGCGCTACCGCTGTTCCTTTTGCCCTCAGCGCTTCCTTTACCTTGCCACTAAGAGGAGCCACGAGAAGAAGCACCAGGAAAAGTCCGGAAAAGGGTACAGCTGCCAATACTGTCACAAGGTCTGCAAGACCACCGCTCACCTGGCTCTGCACGAAAAGCGCCACTTCATCAAGACCGAGGAGAGTGATAACGAAGATGGTGAGATGGAGACCAACAGCTCGACCCTGTTGCACAGGACGTTTGCCATCAATAAGGAGGAAACAAAGCTGGAGCCATGGGAAGGGACTGAGATCTGTGCCCCTTCTCCCGCTAAGGAAGAGGAACCAACAAACGCTGACCGCGAGGGGCCTTATCAGGATGAAGATGTCGGAAGCGACTATAAAAACCCTCCTGTGTTGAGTCCCCGCACAGAAAACCCCTTTCTTGTGTCTCTTTCGGAGCTGCAGAAGAAGACAAAACATAAGCGAAGATACATTCTTGACCGTCCCAAAAGCTTCGGCCTAGAGGGGCATAAACAGGCTGCTGTTGGTAACCTAACACAGGGCCAAAAAGGCCATTTGCCCAGTCTCGGGATAAACAGCCGTTCCAGTCCCGGGATGGGCTTCTCTTCCTTTCTGACAAAAGACCCTGTCCCTAAGGGACCCACCCATCATGTACCCAAGCATAGCCTATCCAAGGCACAGTGTCGCTTGTGGACAGAAGAACCATTTTTTCAGGGGCACAAGTAACTTTTAAAAGTGGGAATGTAACTAACAGAGAATAGCTTATGTGATAAACTGTAGGGCAGGACCTGAACGCTTGATTATGTTGCACCTTAGCTGCAGTTATTGAATTCAACTCCGTCATGTTCACTTTGCAACATGGAGGACTTAATAACTAATATCTATGTAAATAGGGTTTTTGTCTTCACTTAAAATAGAACTGGGtagtttttcatgtttttacaAAGAGaatctgttttatttttctatgtttttatttgtctgttcAAGACATGTCTGCATTTCAAGTCACCCCACTCCTTTGATGTAACCTATGCATTATGCATTAACTGTGCATACTTAGGTGCACTTTGAGCATACAACAGCAATGTTAGCTGATAATGTGACTTATACGTGGAACACATCACATTAGATTTCAATTGCACCAACATGCCACTATTGCACATGTCTAAAggtgttttgttgttattattaattgAGCTAACCTTTTAAACAATTCACAGCTGACCTTTTGCCTGAATTAGGATCCATGCAGTATTCTGATTCAAAATGTATCTTTTCAGTTGTGTATTACTTTCTACATTTCCTAAAAACATAAGCCATAAATAGTTGGgcatcacaaaaacacacacaaagactatgCCATTACTTTCCTCAATAAAGACTAATGTTTCCTGAACTGCCTGTGTTTaatactttatatattttgatacatttataATTCAGGGCCTTGTCCAGACCAGGTGACCACAGATTATTTTTACAGCTGGGAGCTCCTGACTCTTAATACAGAGAAAACAGATAAACTAAATACAAAGGCTCTTCTCCCTGCACTCTTCCAGACGACTCTGCCCTGGTTTAAGATTGCTGACTTGTGCAGTCGGAAGTTCCAGCACGCACACTGtctgtttatttcatttcaatactccctctctctctctctctctctttctctctgtatctctctattgctctctcgttcattcactcacacacacttagagtcTTTCTGCGCCCTCAGGGGTCGGTCCATCTGAGAATCTCATTCCTTTTCCTCCACCGGCCTCCTGCACAATGCAGCATTCACAGACAGCACGTCCCACGTGACGGCATCGCCAGATGTTCCCCCCTCCCAGCTACCTCCCAGCCCACCCCTACTATTCCATATCTAAGACAATCTCCCATCAGTTAAATTCTTTACATGAGCCTCCCTGTACTTTTGCGTCCCCAGCTCAGGAACACTCCTCTGTCCACCCGACCACCCCA
The Sardina pilchardus chromosome 13, fSarPil1.1, whole genome shotgun sequence genome window above contains:
- the zbtb38 gene encoding zinc finger and BTB domain-containing protein 38 isoform X1, with protein sequence MSKHQHKNYTEGLLQDGSLASFSLPSRSLILQRKMTVASPSTRGLMDNSHPQSVLSKLSEQRCQGLFCDVTIVVEDVKFQAHRNILAATSGYFRNALTSPDVRTPGQVLELMDLRSEVFGHILNFIYNSKVVSMTAEDTKLLVAAGRRLGIPFLEKLTESDRQSTGATQGQASTNTKHQKHQQQKQKQKTQKPCAPKRETPRPEDPECTKGPRITNAFSITEVGAGNNPFTPLEPRHAGQQSPSLGNLPAACPAPSVTTAESEPTQALSEHSYAVSQGPHKPPQPDEAGQVNDKKNSKPTTTPPKTLTSRNFGPIKKRHRLSCIPTKTTPAPCDTSTTPAQVPDSCPVLQKAAADPLETPLSPLSTDAETVTSPAPELMPVTEDTTQVEREPPSLSPQEKPDAPTYRCEYCPEVFGNRALLNIHTQAHKRRFVSHLCCKHCHRKFMHLKRLRNHEQACTKAPKGPPQLEPQDKTSDTEEQTADIASNIDDSSESLPPLHLDDTFTLDPTLESPLAPRHILERVEKIKGSQRAYKCSVCKRAYVTLSSLKRHENVHSWHRAYPCHYCNKVFALAEYRTKHEIWHTGERRYQCIFCLETFMTYYILKNHQKSFHGIDPRLAVNKKSANGGFKGSVYPIKLYRLLPMKFRKKRYKSYSHTYSDAVEDQGFGTAPGDSYPATPFPSALPNSLDSVCNTQSLFSMPVTFMATPKTVAVGMPRVSFERPCDQDDMALSGLSDGEMPSIPSEQAERQDGLSDTEDNGSPFGYTTDPTEGNRVTENDAVSLREAGSNSSNIPFLHLNPTGSLESVNNRLGDLSAAAHTIEAMASQLLLPSAESLKPDKSVGGKTETYIAKPACPGPSIGSHVLPLCHITVKIGNEAIIRRKIKGSKLFPRKRKRKNWCQREGTNEPSPVEDTVGSPSLRLRTEVTTSIVETDPYDDPADPETDKLWRPYYSYKPKKKGKRLRSKHRRDKSVRYYTRPLSPEHSENFMEPDYSPRESLSSDNTEIRRTLRSNSPKQAHACSICKSLFSNEASLRMHALSCNRYICRTCGKQASTEEALSLGNPLADESRDFVCKSCMEDGSCFDANASRSQGTEKRYRCSFCPQRFLYLATKRSHEKKHQEKSGKGYSCQYCHKVCKTTAHLALHEKRHFIKTEESDNEDGEMETNSSTLLHRTFAINKEETKLEPWEGTEICAPSPAKEEEPTNADREGPYQDEDVGSDYKNPPVLSPRTENPFLVSLSELQKKTKHKRRYILDRPKSFGLEGHKQAAVGNLTQGQKGHLPSLGINSRSSPGMGFSSFLTKDPVPKGPTHHVPKHSLSKAQCRLWTEEPFFQGHK